One genomic window of Deltaproteobacteria bacterium includes the following:
- a CDS encoding PHP domain-containing protein, whose amino-acid sequence MPEIDLHTHSTASDGTLTPSELVAQAAAMGLRAMALTDHDTIQGLPEACAAGRAWKIEVIGGCELSVNFPKGSMHILGLWLPLRPIRLQASLDTLTRLRKTRNETIIHNLNSHGVAITYDELERTAAGGTIGRPHIAQLLVSKGHALDMRDAFASWLRPGTKGYAPKEKFDPRQAIELLKAEGGTVILAHPCTLHLDEGGLENVLRELKGWGLDGMEVYYSMHTQAQTTVYADLCRRLDLLESAGSDFHGDNKPNIALGRGKGGLRPSYRLVERMKERRAALGLALPECS is encoded by the coding sequence ATGCCAGAAATCGATCTGCACACCCACTCCACCGCCTCCGACGGCACCCTGACGCCGTCCGAGCTGGTGGCCCAGGCTGCGGCCATGGGCCTTCGGGCCATGGCCCTGACCGACCACGACACGATCCAGGGGCTGCCGGAAGCCTGCGCGGCCGGCCGCGCCTGGAAAATCGAAGTCATCGGCGGCTGTGAACTGAGCGTCAATTTTCCCAAGGGCAGCATGCACATCCTGGGTCTGTGGCTGCCCCTGCGTCCGATCCGGCTTCAGGCCAGCCTGGACACGCTGACCCGGCTGCGCAAAACCCGCAACGAAACCATCATCCACAACCTGAACAGCCACGGCGTGGCCATCACCTACGATGAATTGGAACGCACCGCCGCCGGTGGCACCATCGGCCGGCCGCACATCGCCCAACTTCTGGTGAGCAAGGGCCACGCCCTGGACATGCGCGACGCCTTCGCATCCTGGCTACGCCCCGGCACCAAGGGCTACGCGCCCAAGGAAAAATTCGATCCACGTCAGGCCATCGAGTTGCTCAAGGCCGAGGGAGGCACGGTCATCCTGGCCCATCCCTGCACCCTGCATCTGGACGAAGGGGGATTGGAGAACGTGTTGCGGGAGCTCAAGGGTTGGGGCCTGGACGGGATGGAGGTCTACTATTCCATGCACACCCAGGCCCAGACCACGGTCTACGCCGACTTGTGCCGGCGTCTCGACCTGCTGGAAAGCGCCGGCTCGGACTTCCACGGCGACAACAAGCCCAACATCGCCCTGGGCCGGGGCAAAGGAGGCCTGCGTCCGTCCTACCGGCTGGTGGAACGCATGAAGGAACGCCGCGCAGCCCTTGGATTGGCCCTGCCCGAATGCTCGTGA
- a CDS encoding translation initiation factor IF-1: protein MAKEESIEVEGIVEEAMPNAMFLVRLENGHQVLGHISGKMRKFYIRILPGDRVKVELSPYDLTRGRITYRFK, encoded by the coding sequence ATGGCCAAGGAAGAGTCAATCGAAGTCGAAGGTATTGTCGAGGAAGCCATGCCCAACGCCATGTTTCTGGTGCGCCTGGAAAACGGTCATCAGGTACTGGGGCACATCTCTGGCAAAATGCGCAAATTCTACATCCGCATCCTTCCGGGCGACCGGGTCAAGGTGGAGCTTTCTCCCTATGACCTGACCCGGGGCAGAATTACCTACCGCTTCAAATAA
- a CDS encoding HAD family hydrolase: protein MKYKAVVFDMDGTLLDTLDDLADSMNRVLVRNHLPTHPVAAYREFVGSGVKQLVHRALPSEVRDNEGVADACVRGFLDEYEANWNVKTGPYAGIPELLDNLVARNMPMAVLTNKPQDFADLCMQRFLGNWPFAVTMGQVPGVPVKPDPAGTWRLIERLAVRPEEIAYLGDTDVDMRTAVNAGMFPVGVLWGFRSEGELLDSGAAAIIGHPLDVLRLLN, encoded by the coding sequence ATGAAATATAAGGCAGTTGTTTTCGATATGGATGGCACCCTGCTCGACACCCTGGATGACTTGGCGGATTCCATGAATCGGGTCCTGGTCCGGAATCATTTACCGACCCATCCCGTGGCGGCGTATCGCGAGTTCGTGGGCAGTGGCGTGAAACAGCTGGTTCATCGCGCCCTTCCTTCCGAGGTCCGCGACAACGAGGGCGTGGCGGACGCCTGCGTGCGTGGATTTCTGGACGAATACGAAGCCAACTGGAATGTGAAAACAGGACCTTACGCGGGCATTCCCGAGCTTTTGGACAATCTTGTGGCCCGGAACATGCCCATGGCGGTGCTGACCAACAAGCCACAGGATTTCGCGGACCTGTGCATGCAACGATTTCTGGGGAACTGGCCCTTTGCCGTGACCATGGGTCAGGTACCCGGCGTGCCGGTCAAGCCTGATCCGGCCGGAACCTGGCGCTTGATCGAGCGTTTGGCGGTGCGCCCCGAGGAAATCGCCTATCTTGGCGACACGGATGTGGATATGCGCACCGCCGTCAACGCGGGCATGTTTCCGGTGGGCGTTCTGTGGGGCTTTAGGTCGGAAGGGGAGTTGCTGGATTCCGGCGCGGCCGCGATCATCGGGCATCCCCTGGACGTGCTGCGCCTTTTGAACTGA
- a CDS encoding radical SAM protein, translating to MSAHQHQMFRPPAEHDSVLIRVADGCPHNACAFCAMYRGVPYRVHEPEDTARAIAQAARAKPLARRVFLADGDALALPTPRLLTILEQLDQHFPALSRVTCYASGRAMAAKSDHDLDALRAAKLRTVYLGLESGCEDILKRMAKNTSAACMIDGAQRMRMAGISVSVMVLLGLGGRAASAAHVRDTALALNAMQPRLLSCLRLVPIPKTPLSAWIQAGRFALLSEAEAARELRDLLAALNLRQTVFRADHVSNILPLAGRLPTDRGRLLEELDELLDARVLDTTGPGRMPNLL from the coding sequence ATGTCCGCACACCAACACCAAATGTTCCGCCCACCGGCCGAGCACGATAGCGTGCTCATCCGGGTGGCCGACGGGTGCCCGCACAACGCCTGCGCCTTCTGCGCCATGTACCGGGGCGTGCCCTACCGCGTCCACGAGCCCGAGGACACGGCCCGCGCCATTGCCCAGGCCGCGCGCGCGAAACCCCTGGCCCGACGCGTGTTTCTCGCCGACGGCGACGCCCTGGCCCTGCCCACGCCACGTCTGCTGACCATCCTGGAGCAGCTGGACCAGCACTTTCCGGCACTGTCCAGGGTGACGTGCTACGCCTCGGGCCGGGCCATGGCCGCCAAAAGCGATCACGACCTGGACGCGCTGCGCGCCGCCAAATTGCGCACGGTGTACCTTGGTCTGGAAAGTGGCTGCGAGGACATCCTGAAACGCATGGCCAAGAACACTTCGGCCGCGTGCATGATCGATGGCGCCCAAAGGATGCGGATGGCGGGAATCTCGGTTTCGGTCATGGTGCTCCTGGGCCTTGGCGGACGCGCCGCCTCGGCCGCCCATGTCCGCGACACGGCCCTGGCCCTGAATGCCATGCAACCCCGGCTGCTCTCCTGTCTGCGTCTTGTTCCCATCCCCAAGACGCCGCTGTCCGCGTGGATCCAGGCCGGACGCTTTGCCCTCCTGTCCGAGGCGGAGGCCGCGCGGGAGCTGCGCGACCTGCTCGCGGCGCTAAACCTCCGCCAAACGGTGTTCAGGGCGGACCATGTCTCGAACATCCTGCCCCTGGCCGGGCGTCTGCCAACGGACCGGGGCCGCCTCCTGGAAGAGCTGGACGAACTTCTGGACGCACGCGTCCTGGACACGACCGGACCGGGACGCATGCCCAACCTGCTCTAG